The Dehalococcoidales bacterium nucleotide sequence TTAGACCTTATCTGTTCCCACATGACTTTAACCCGTGACTATTAAATAATCCTTATCTGGTATTTCTAGGAAAAACTTACCTTGGGAGCCTCACGCTCAACGGGAGCGGTGGTCTCGAAGAACTCGCCGGTCTTGAAGTTGAACATTCCCGCGATGATATTGGAGGGGAACATCTGTATCTTGTTATTGAACTGCAAAACCTGGTCGTTATAGTACTGCCGGGAAAAGCTTATCTTGTTTTCCGTGGAGGTCAGCTCCTCCTGGAGGGCCAGGAAGTTCTGGTTGGCTTTCAGTTCCGGGTAAGCCTCGGCCACGGCCAGCAGCCGGCCCAATGCCAGGCCGAGCTCGCCCTCCGCTTTGCCCCGCTCCGCCGCCCCGGCGGAAGCAGCCTGCTGGGCGAGATTGCGGGCCTTGGTGACCATTTCAAATGTTTCCCGCTCGTGTTTGGCGTAGCCCTTGACCGTCTCCACCAGGTTGGGGATAAGGTCATACCGCCTTTTCAGTTGAACATCTATCTGCGCCCAGGCATTCTTTACCTGGTTGCGGAACCCTACCAGGCTGTTGTACATGCCTACGACGATGAAGAACAGGACAACGATGATACCCAGGATAATCCAGAGCCAAAGCATTGTCTTCCTCCCTTTCTATTCGATAGCCCGAGAAGCTA carries:
- a CDS encoding LemA family protein; translated protein: MLWLWIILGIIVVLFFIVVGMYNSLVGFRNQVKNAWAQIDVQLKRRYDLIPNLVETVKGYAKHERETFEMVTKARNLAQQAASAGAAERGKAEGELGLALGRLLAVAEAYPELKANQNFLALQEELTSTENKISFSRQYYNDQVLQFNNKIQMFPSNIIAGMFNFKTGEFFETTAPVEREAPKVSFS